In Apteryx mantelli isolate bAptMan1 chromosome 26, bAptMan1.hap1, whole genome shotgun sequence, a single window of DNA contains:
- the PHC2 gene encoding polyhomeotic-like protein 2: protein MENEQLPPPAAAASSSSSSSSSAGSTGSTGATPSSTGSGRQPGPQISVYSGIPDRQTVQVIQQALHRQPNTAAQYLQQMYAAQQQHLMLQTAALQQQHLTSAQLQSLAAVQQASLAANRQSGPSGGSGPPPPPPAQAQQPTINLAAAPAAAQLINRAQSVNSAAAAAAAASGIAQQAVLLGNAASPALTASQAQMYLRAQMLIFTPTATVTAVRPESPAAPAAPPPAPPPPPPPPPAAAAAAAGPHLPALAMKPPGPPKPAAPKAGPPEPPAEHLKKADAADARAHPLARATPAAAAAAHPLIAPAYAQLQPHQFLQQQQQKQIQHQFVIQQQQLAPRGQSQLLQGGSSPAPPLQPLPSPGPSPAAPPAAGGQQKTGVTAAAPAPGEGSAPNGPGGCLSPGAPRKYQHASAVILQLQPAGGTPPLGLADGPRKDPPAAAAEKGAESLPAAPAPPPPPPPPPAARSPPAAEPQEPRGERPPAHETGPERVHAQPAAAGPGMTSGTGSSAATTATAAAAPHNGENKPPQAIVKPQILTHVIEGFVIQEGAEPFPVGRSSLLVGSLKQKYAQELLAEKLPPPDNATTTTTTTTTDSDMEEPYAQESKEEGNPPKLKCELCGRVDFAYKFKRSKRFCSMACAKRYNVGCTKRVGLFHPDRSKLQKPGGPPHGRRRTCKGTLPALSKDAKKQSPVSLPTGSVPLSVTTSLQLNHSQEDSSRCSDNSSYEEPLSPISASSSTSRRRQGDRDLELRDMELPDMHMRDLAGIGHRFLPSEPSKWNVEDVYEFIRSLPGCQEIAEEFRAQEIDGQALLLLKEDHLMSTMNIKLGPALKIYARISMLKDS from the exons GTGATCCAGCAGGCGCTGCACCGGCAGCCCAACACGGCGGCGCAGTACCTGCAGCAGATGTACGCggcgcagcagcagcacctcaTGCTGCAGACGGccgccctgcagcagcagcacctcaCCAGCGCCCAGCTCCAGAGCCTGGCCGCCGTGCAGCAG GCGAGCCTGGCGGCCAACAGGCAGAGCGGCCCGTCAGGTGGcagcgggccgccgccgccgccgccggcgcaggCGCAGCAGCCCACG ATCAAcctggcggcggcgccggcggccgcgcagcTCATCAACCGGGCGCAGAGCGTCaactcggcggcggcggcggcggcggcggcctcgggcATCGCGCAGCAAGCGGTGCTGCTGGGCAACGCCGCCTCGCCCGCCCTCACCGCCAGCCAGGCCCAGATGTACCTCCGCGCCCAGATG CTCATCTTCACCCCCACGGCCACCGTCACCGCCGTCCGGCCCgagagccccgcggcgcccgccgccccgccgcc cgccccgccgccgccgccgccgccgccccccgccgccgccgccgccgccgccggcccccaccTCCCCGCCCTCGCCATgaagccccccggcccccccaagCCCGCCGCCCCCAAGGCCGGCCCGCCCGAGCCCCCCGCCGAACACCTCAAGAAGGCGGACGCCGCCGACGCCCGCGCCCACCCCCTGGCCCGCGccacccccgccgccgccgccgccgcccacccGCTCATCGCCCCAG cCTACGCCCAGCTGCAGCCGCACCagttcctgcagcagcagcagcagaagcagatcCAGCACCAGTTCGtgatccagcagcagcagctggcgcCCCGGGGTCAATCCCAGCTTCTCCAGGGCGGCTCCAGCCCGGCGCCCCCGCTCCAGCCGCTGCCCTCGCCCGGTCccagcccggccgcgccgccggccgccggcggGCAGCAGAAAACGGGTGTcacggcggcggcaccggcacccgGCGAGGGCAGCGCTCCGAACGGGCCGGGCGGCTGCCTGAGCCCCGGCGCGCCGCGCAAGTACCAGCACGCCTCCGCCGtcatcctgcagctgcagccggccggCGGCACG cccccgctcGGCCTCGCCGACGGCCCCCGCAAGGACccgccggccgctgccgccgAAAAGGGCGCCGAGagcctgcccgccgccccggcgcccccgccgccgccgcccccgccgccggccgcccgctcgccccccgccgccgagccccAGGAGCCCCGCGGCGAGCGGCCCCCCGCTCACG AGACGGGCCCCGAGCGCGTTCAtgcgcagcccgccgccgccggccccggcatgACCTCGGGCACCGGGAGCTctgccgccaccaccgccaccgccgccgccgcgccgcacaaTGGTGAGAACAAGCCGCCGCAGGCCATCGTGAAGCCCCAGATCCTGACGCACGTTATCGAGGGCTTCGTCATCCAGGAGGGCGCCGAGCCGTTCCCG GTGGGGCGCTCCTCGCTGCTGGTGGGCAGCCTGAAGCAGAAGTAtgcgcaggagctgctggccgagaagctcccGCCGCCCGACaacgccaccaccaccaccaccaccaccaccaccgacTCGGACATGGAGGAGCCCTACGCGCAAG aGTCCAAGGAGGAGGGGAACCCCCCGAAGCTGAAGTGCGAGCTCTGCGGCCGCGTCGACTTCGCCTACAAGTTCAAGCGCTCCAAGCGCTTCTGCTCCATGGCCTGCGCCAAGAG GTACAACGTGGGCTGCACCAAGCGGGTGGGCCTCTTCCACCCCGACCGCAGCAAGCTGCAGAAACCCGGCGGCCCCCCCCACGGGCGCCGCCGCACCTGCAAAGGCACCTTGCCCGCCCTGAGCAAAGACGCCAAGAAACAG AGCCCCGTTTCTCTCCCGACGGGCTCGGTGCCTCTCTCTGTGACGACGTCGCTGCAGCTCAACCACAGCCAGGAGGACTCAAGCCGCTGCTCGGACAACTCGAGCTACGAGGAGCCCCTGTCGCCCATCTCGGCCAGCTCGTCCACCTCCCGCCGGCGCCAGGGCGACCGCGACCTCGAGCTGCGGGACATGGAGCTGCCCGACATGCACATGCGGGACCTGGCGGGCATCGGCCACCGCTTCCTGCCCAGCGAGCCCAGCAAGTGGAACGTGGAGGACGTCTATGAGTTCATCCGCTCGCTGCCCG GCTGCCAGGAGATCGCGGAGGAGTTCCGAGCGCAGGAGATCGACGGgcaggccctgctgctgctgaaggaagACCACCTCATGAGCACCATGAACATCAAACTGGGCCCGGCCCTCAAGATATACGCCCGCATCAGCATGTTGAAAGACTCCTAG
- the ZNF362 gene encoding zinc finger protein 362 isoform X3, which yields MDADKGKQRQYSQRMAEPRFNNPYFWPPPPTMPSQLDNLVLINKIKEQLMAEKIRPPHLPPTSVASQQPLLVPPSPAESGQAIMSLPKLQQVPGLHPQAVPQPDVALHARPATSTVTGLGLASRAPAVSTSESSAGTGTGTATPSTPTSTSQSRLIASSPTLISGIASPPLLDSIKTIQGHSLLGAPKAERGRKKIKAENPSGPPVLVVPYPILASGETAKEGKTYRCKVCPLTFFTKSEMQIHSKSHTEAKPHKCPHCSKSFANASYLAQHLRIHLGVKPYHCSYCEKSFRQLSHLQQHTRIHTGDRPYKCPHPGCEKAFTQLSNLQSHQRQHNKDKPYKCPNCYRAYTDSASLQIHLSAHAIKHAKAYCCSMCGRAYTSETYLMKHMSKHTVVEHLVSQHSPQRTESPGIPVRISLI from the exons GATGGCGGAGCCTCGCTTTAACAACCCGTACTTCTGGCCGCCCCCCCCCACCATGCCCAGCCAg CTGGACAACCTCGTCCTGATCAACAAAATCAAGGAGCAGCTGATGGCGGAGAAGATTCGGCCCCCGCACTTGCCCCCCACCTCCGTGGCCTCCCAGCAGCCGCTGCTGGTGCCCCCCTCGCCCGCCGAGAGCGGCCAGGCCATCATGTCCCTCCCCAAACTGCAGCAGGTCCCCGGCCTCCACCCGCAAGCCGTCCCCCAGCCCGACGTGGCCCTGCACGCTCGGCCGGCCACCAGCACTGTCACAG ggctggggctggcgtCGCGGGCGCCCGCCGTCAGCACGTCCGAGTCGAgcgcgggcacgggcacgggcacggccaCCCCCTCGACGCCCACCTCCACCAGCCAGAGCCGCCTCATCGCCTCCTCGCCCACCCTCATCTCAGGGATCGCCAGCCCGCCCCTCCTCGACTCCATAAAGACAATCCAGGGCCACAGCTTGCTGGGGGCGCCCAAGGCCGAGCGGGGCCGCAAGAAGATCAAGGCGGAAAACCCCTCGGGGCCGCCCGTCCTCGTGGTCCCCTACCCCATCCTGGCCTCGGGGGAGACCGCCAAAGAGGGCAAGACCTACAG GTGTAAGGTCTGCCCCTTGACGTTCTTCACCAAGTCGGAGATGCAGATCCACTCCAAGTCGCACACGGAGGCCAAGCCCCACAAGTGCCCGCATTGCTCCAAATCCTTCGCCAACGCATCCTACCTGGCCCAGCACCTGCGCATCCACCTGGGCGTGAAGCCCTACCACTGCTCCTACTGCGAGAAGTCCTTCCGCCAGCTCTCCCACCTCCAGCAGCACACCAG AATTCACACTGGCGACAGACCGTACAAGTGCCCGCACCCCGGCTGCGAAAAGGCGTTCACGCAACTCTCCAACCTCCAG TCTCACCAGCGACAGCACAACAAGGACAAGCCCTACAAGTGCCCGAACTGCTACCGGGCCTACACGGACTCGGCGTCGCTGCAGATCCACCTCTCGGCGCACGCCATCAAACACGCCAAGGCCTACTGCTGCAGCATGTGCGGCCGGGCTTATACCTCG GAGACGTATTTGATGAAGCACATGTCCAAACACACCGTGGTGGAGCACCTCGTGAGCCAGCACTCGCCTCAAAGGACCGAGTCACCCGGCATCCCCGTGCGGATCTCGCTCATCTGA
- the ZNF362 gene encoding zinc finger protein 362 isoform X2, giving the protein MTVEKRPAGSSGSRLDPEMDADKGKQRQYSQRMAEPRFNNPYFWPPPPTMPSQLDNLVLINKIKEQLMAEKIRPPHLPPTSVASQQPLLVPPSPAESGQAIMSLPKLQQVPGLHPQAVPQPDVALHARPATSTVTGLGLASRAPAVSTSESSAGTGTGTATPSTPTSTSQSRLIASSPTLISGIASPPLLDSIKTIQGHSLLGAPKAERGRKKIKAENPSGPPVLVVPYPILASGETAKEGKTYRCKVCPLTFFTKSEMQIHSKSHTEAKPHKCPHCSKSFANASYLAQHLRIHLGVKPYHCSYCEKSFRQLSHLQQHTRIHTGDRPYKCPHPGCEKAFTQLSNLQSHQRQHNKDKPYKCPNCYRAYTDSASLQIHLSAHAIKHAKAYCCSMCGRAYTSETYLMKHMSKHTVVEHLVSQHSPQRTESPGIPVRISLI; this is encoded by the exons GATGGCGGAGCCTCGCTTTAACAACCCGTACTTCTGGCCGCCCCCCCCCACCATGCCCAGCCAg CTGGACAACCTCGTCCTGATCAACAAAATCAAGGAGCAGCTGATGGCGGAGAAGATTCGGCCCCCGCACTTGCCCCCCACCTCCGTGGCCTCCCAGCAGCCGCTGCTGGTGCCCCCCTCGCCCGCCGAGAGCGGCCAGGCCATCATGTCCCTCCCCAAACTGCAGCAGGTCCCCGGCCTCCACCCGCAAGCCGTCCCCCAGCCCGACGTGGCCCTGCACGCTCGGCCGGCCACCAGCACTGTCACAG ggctggggctggcgtCGCGGGCGCCCGCCGTCAGCACGTCCGAGTCGAgcgcgggcacgggcacgggcacggccaCCCCCTCGACGCCCACCTCCACCAGCCAGAGCCGCCTCATCGCCTCCTCGCCCACCCTCATCTCAGGGATCGCCAGCCCGCCCCTCCTCGACTCCATAAAGACAATCCAGGGCCACAGCTTGCTGGGGGCGCCCAAGGCCGAGCGGGGCCGCAAGAAGATCAAGGCGGAAAACCCCTCGGGGCCGCCCGTCCTCGTGGTCCCCTACCCCATCCTGGCCTCGGGGGAGACCGCCAAAGAGGGCAAGACCTACAG GTGTAAGGTCTGCCCCTTGACGTTCTTCACCAAGTCGGAGATGCAGATCCACTCCAAGTCGCACACGGAGGCCAAGCCCCACAAGTGCCCGCATTGCTCCAAATCCTTCGCCAACGCATCCTACCTGGCCCAGCACCTGCGCATCCACCTGGGCGTGAAGCCCTACCACTGCTCCTACTGCGAGAAGTCCTTCCGCCAGCTCTCCCACCTCCAGCAGCACACCAG AATTCACACTGGCGACAGACCGTACAAGTGCCCGCACCCCGGCTGCGAAAAGGCGTTCACGCAACTCTCCAACCTCCAG TCTCACCAGCGACAGCACAACAAGGACAAGCCCTACAAGTGCCCGAACTGCTACCGGGCCTACACGGACTCGGCGTCGCTGCAGATCCACCTCTCGGCGCACGCCATCAAACACGCCAAGGCCTACTGCTGCAGCATGTGCGGCCGGGCTTATACCTCG GAGACGTATTTGATGAAGCACATGTCCAAACACACCGTGGTGGAGCACCTCGTGAGCCAGCACTCGCCTCAAAGGACCGAGTCACCCGGCATCCCCGTGCGGATCTCGCTCATCTGA
- the ZNF362 gene encoding zinc finger protein 362 isoform X4 has product MAEPRFNNPYFWPPPPTMPSQLDNLVLINKIKEQLMAEKIRPPHLPPTSVASQQPLLVPPSPAESGQAIMSLPKLQQVPGLHPQAVPQPDVALHARPATSTVTGLGLASRAPAVSTSESSAGTGTGTATPSTPTSTSQSRLIASSPTLISGIASPPLLDSIKTIQGHSLLGAPKAERGRKKIKAENPSGPPVLVVPYPILASGETAKEGKTYRCKVCPLTFFTKSEMQIHSKSHTEAKPHKCPHCSKSFANASYLAQHLRIHLGVKPYHCSYCEKSFRQLSHLQQHTRIHTGDRPYKCPHPGCEKAFTQLSNLQSHQRQHNKDKPYKCPNCYRAYTDSASLQIHLSAHAIKHAKAYCCSMCGRAYTSETYLMKHMSKHTVVEHLVSQHSPQRTESPGIPVRISLI; this is encoded by the exons ATGGCGGAGCCTCGCTTTAACAACCCGTACTTCTGGCCGCCCCCCCCCACCATGCCCAGCCAg CTGGACAACCTCGTCCTGATCAACAAAATCAAGGAGCAGCTGATGGCGGAGAAGATTCGGCCCCCGCACTTGCCCCCCACCTCCGTGGCCTCCCAGCAGCCGCTGCTGGTGCCCCCCTCGCCCGCCGAGAGCGGCCAGGCCATCATGTCCCTCCCCAAACTGCAGCAGGTCCCCGGCCTCCACCCGCAAGCCGTCCCCCAGCCCGACGTGGCCCTGCACGCTCGGCCGGCCACCAGCACTGTCACAG ggctggggctggcgtCGCGGGCGCCCGCCGTCAGCACGTCCGAGTCGAgcgcgggcacgggcacgggcacggccaCCCCCTCGACGCCCACCTCCACCAGCCAGAGCCGCCTCATCGCCTCCTCGCCCACCCTCATCTCAGGGATCGCCAGCCCGCCCCTCCTCGACTCCATAAAGACAATCCAGGGCCACAGCTTGCTGGGGGCGCCCAAGGCCGAGCGGGGCCGCAAGAAGATCAAGGCGGAAAACCCCTCGGGGCCGCCCGTCCTCGTGGTCCCCTACCCCATCCTGGCCTCGGGGGAGACCGCCAAAGAGGGCAAGACCTACAG GTGTAAGGTCTGCCCCTTGACGTTCTTCACCAAGTCGGAGATGCAGATCCACTCCAAGTCGCACACGGAGGCCAAGCCCCACAAGTGCCCGCATTGCTCCAAATCCTTCGCCAACGCATCCTACCTGGCCCAGCACCTGCGCATCCACCTGGGCGTGAAGCCCTACCACTGCTCCTACTGCGAGAAGTCCTTCCGCCAGCTCTCCCACCTCCAGCAGCACACCAG AATTCACACTGGCGACAGACCGTACAAGTGCCCGCACCCCGGCTGCGAAAAGGCGTTCACGCAACTCTCCAACCTCCAG TCTCACCAGCGACAGCACAACAAGGACAAGCCCTACAAGTGCCCGAACTGCTACCGGGCCTACACGGACTCGGCGTCGCTGCAGATCCACCTCTCGGCGCACGCCATCAAACACGCCAAGGCCTACTGCTGCAGCATGTGCGGCCGGGCTTATACCTCG GAGACGTATTTGATGAAGCACATGTCCAAACACACCGTGGTGGAGCACCTCGTGAGCCAGCACTCGCCTCAAAGGACCGAGTCACCCGGCATCCCCGTGCGGATCTCGCTCATCTGA
- the ZNF362 gene encoding zinc finger protein 362 isoform X5, with the protein MRFRPGDEKRPAGSSGSRLDPEMDADKGKQRQYSQRMAEPRFNNPYFWPPPPTMPSQLDNLVLINKIKEQLMAEKIRPPHLPPTSVASQQPLLVPPSPAESGQAIMSLPKLQQVPGLHPQAVPQPDVALHARPATSTVTGIASPPLLDSIKTIQGHSLLGAPKAERGRKKIKAENPSGPPVLVVPYPILASGETAKEGKTYRCKVCPLTFFTKSEMQIHSKSHTEAKPHKCPHCSKSFANASYLAQHLRIHLGVKPYHCSYCEKSFRQLSHLQQHTRIHTGDRPYKCPHPGCEKAFTQLSNLQSHQRQHNKDKPYKCPNCYRAYTDSASLQIHLSAHAIKHAKAYCCSMCGRAYTSETYLMKHMSKHTVVEHLVSQHSPQRTESPGIPVRISLI; encoded by the exons GATGGCGGAGCCTCGCTTTAACAACCCGTACTTCTGGCCGCCCCCCCCCACCATGCCCAGCCAg CTGGACAACCTCGTCCTGATCAACAAAATCAAGGAGCAGCTGATGGCGGAGAAGATTCGGCCCCCGCACTTGCCCCCCACCTCCGTGGCCTCCCAGCAGCCGCTGCTGGTGCCCCCCTCGCCCGCCGAGAGCGGCCAGGCCATCATGTCCCTCCCCAAACTGCAGCAGGTCCCCGGCCTCCACCCGCAAGCCGTCCCCCAGCCCGACGTGGCCCTGCACGCTCGGCCGGCCACCAGCACTGTCACAG GGATCGCCAGCCCGCCCCTCCTCGACTCCATAAAGACAATCCAGGGCCACAGCTTGCTGGGGGCGCCCAAGGCCGAGCGGGGCCGCAAGAAGATCAAGGCGGAAAACCCCTCGGGGCCGCCCGTCCTCGTGGTCCCCTACCCCATCCTGGCCTCGGGGGAGACCGCCAAAGAGGGCAAGACCTACAG GTGTAAGGTCTGCCCCTTGACGTTCTTCACCAAGTCGGAGATGCAGATCCACTCCAAGTCGCACACGGAGGCCAAGCCCCACAAGTGCCCGCATTGCTCCAAATCCTTCGCCAACGCATCCTACCTGGCCCAGCACCTGCGCATCCACCTGGGCGTGAAGCCCTACCACTGCTCCTACTGCGAGAAGTCCTTCCGCCAGCTCTCCCACCTCCAGCAGCACACCAG AATTCACACTGGCGACAGACCGTACAAGTGCCCGCACCCCGGCTGCGAAAAGGCGTTCACGCAACTCTCCAACCTCCAG TCTCACCAGCGACAGCACAACAAGGACAAGCCCTACAAGTGCCCGAACTGCTACCGGGCCTACACGGACTCGGCGTCGCTGCAGATCCACCTCTCGGCGCACGCCATCAAACACGCCAAGGCCTACTGCTGCAGCATGTGCGGCCGGGCTTATACCTCG GAGACGTATTTGATGAAGCACATGTCCAAACACACCGTGGTGGAGCACCTCGTGAGCCAGCACTCGCCTCAAAGGACCGAGTCACCCGGCATCCCCGTGCGGATCTCGCTCATCTGA
- the ZNF362 gene encoding zinc finger protein 362 isoform X1: MRFRPGDEKRPAGSSGSRLDPEMDADKGKQRQYSQRMAEPRFNNPYFWPPPPTMPSQLDNLVLINKIKEQLMAEKIRPPHLPPTSVASQQPLLVPPSPAESGQAIMSLPKLQQVPGLHPQAVPQPDVALHARPATSTVTGLGLASRAPAVSTSESSAGTGTGTATPSTPTSTSQSRLIASSPTLISGIASPPLLDSIKTIQGHSLLGAPKAERGRKKIKAENPSGPPVLVVPYPILASGETAKEGKTYRCKVCPLTFFTKSEMQIHSKSHTEAKPHKCPHCSKSFANASYLAQHLRIHLGVKPYHCSYCEKSFRQLSHLQQHTRIHTGDRPYKCPHPGCEKAFTQLSNLQSHQRQHNKDKPYKCPNCYRAYTDSASLQIHLSAHAIKHAKAYCCSMCGRAYTSETYLMKHMSKHTVVEHLVSQHSPQRTESPGIPVRISLI, translated from the exons GATGGCGGAGCCTCGCTTTAACAACCCGTACTTCTGGCCGCCCCCCCCCACCATGCCCAGCCAg CTGGACAACCTCGTCCTGATCAACAAAATCAAGGAGCAGCTGATGGCGGAGAAGATTCGGCCCCCGCACTTGCCCCCCACCTCCGTGGCCTCCCAGCAGCCGCTGCTGGTGCCCCCCTCGCCCGCCGAGAGCGGCCAGGCCATCATGTCCCTCCCCAAACTGCAGCAGGTCCCCGGCCTCCACCCGCAAGCCGTCCCCCAGCCCGACGTGGCCCTGCACGCTCGGCCGGCCACCAGCACTGTCACAG ggctggggctggcgtCGCGGGCGCCCGCCGTCAGCACGTCCGAGTCGAgcgcgggcacgggcacgggcacggccaCCCCCTCGACGCCCACCTCCACCAGCCAGAGCCGCCTCATCGCCTCCTCGCCCACCCTCATCTCAGGGATCGCCAGCCCGCCCCTCCTCGACTCCATAAAGACAATCCAGGGCCACAGCTTGCTGGGGGCGCCCAAGGCCGAGCGGGGCCGCAAGAAGATCAAGGCGGAAAACCCCTCGGGGCCGCCCGTCCTCGTGGTCCCCTACCCCATCCTGGCCTCGGGGGAGACCGCCAAAGAGGGCAAGACCTACAG GTGTAAGGTCTGCCCCTTGACGTTCTTCACCAAGTCGGAGATGCAGATCCACTCCAAGTCGCACACGGAGGCCAAGCCCCACAAGTGCCCGCATTGCTCCAAATCCTTCGCCAACGCATCCTACCTGGCCCAGCACCTGCGCATCCACCTGGGCGTGAAGCCCTACCACTGCTCCTACTGCGAGAAGTCCTTCCGCCAGCTCTCCCACCTCCAGCAGCACACCAG AATTCACACTGGCGACAGACCGTACAAGTGCCCGCACCCCGGCTGCGAAAAGGCGTTCACGCAACTCTCCAACCTCCAG TCTCACCAGCGACAGCACAACAAGGACAAGCCCTACAAGTGCCCGAACTGCTACCGGGCCTACACGGACTCGGCGTCGCTGCAGATCCACCTCTCGGCGCACGCCATCAAACACGCCAAGGCCTACTGCTGCAGCATGTGCGGCCGGGCTTATACCTCG GAGACGTATTTGATGAAGCACATGTCCAAACACACCGTGGTGGAGCACCTCGTGAGCCAGCACTCGCCTCAAAGGACCGAGTCACCCGGCATCCCCGTGCGGATCTCGCTCATCTGA